The genomic window TCCTATTTTCATCCCATAAATTTCTTTACTGATTAATGAAAGTTTTAACATTCTTTCTAATAAATGATTAGTTAGTGTTACTGAAGCTATATATTGTTCAATCATTAAGCAATTGATAATTTGGTATTTAACAGGATTTAAAGCAGATAAAATTGCTAATCTATCATTGAAATAATATTCGAGTGTATCATAGTTTCTAATTACTTTTTCTGTGTAACCTTTCAAAAAAATTTCCTTTGACATATTAATTTTTATAAAATTCTTCTCTTATACTAGCTAATAACTCATTTGCTTTATCCAAATCAGGCTTTTCTATTAAATCCGATTGATCATAAAAAACCTCTAATTCTTCTTTAATTTTCTCAGCTTCTCGAACGAGATCTTTATATTCAAAATCTCCGTTTTTGATTCGTAACAAATGCTCTCGGTCTTTTCTTCTAACATTTACAAATCCTTCCTCAGCAATCTCTTTAGCCATATGCAACAATCGAAACGTATGCATCATATTTTTAGAATCATAGTTCTTACCGTGTGATACATTGTTCGCGTAGCGTTCTTTGTTTCTTTTTTCAACCCAAGTCCAATATTCCTTATACTTTTTACAATAGGACGAATAGCCATCTAGATTAAAATATAGCAATACTATAGGCTGTTCTTCTTTGGGTACTGAACTTACACATACCTCATTGGCGTTTTTACGTGCGATCCCTTGATACCCATTGCTCTCGCTATAAAAGAGATTATAACAGTCTTTCATATGCGGAATTTTTACCAGTCCGCAATATTCTGCTTTTAATTTTTTAACCTCCAAATATTTGCTGAGCCTCATGGATTGCTTTCCATCCCTCACATAACAAAAATCTAAAACAGATTTCCTGTTTTTCTCTACGGGATTAACTATCTTTTTATTTAAACCTCGTGCTTTTCTAATTTGGGTATACGCATAATTTGCGAAGGTATTTTTACATAACTTGGACAGAAAATAGTCTATTTTGATTTGCTCAAAAATTGGGTCTTTAAAGTGTACGCAATCTTCCGGAACATTTAAGAGTTCCAAAATATTTGGATTGTTTTTGGATAGTAATTCTATGAATTTTCTAAGTTCGTAATAAACAATATCGTTCGTTTCATTATTGATTTGTCCTATATAATCTAACGAATAGAATTTTTCTTTCGGTGATATAAAAACACCTCTTATATCCGTATCAGAATTTGCAGTAGCTAATCCGTACGCACGGCTTCCGCTTACACACTCAAATATGATAGATTTAGAAGCTTTTAATTCTGCTATAGTCTTCATTTTGTTAGTTTTTGCTGGTCAAATTGTCCTATTATTTTTCAGTAACACTTTTGAATAGGAAGTGATCCATTCTTTCCATATTAGGTTTTCCCGACGGTAAAGATTTAGCATATTTGTCATTGCTTGCGATAGTTTCCGAAACAAAGCGAAAAAGTTTTTCATTTCGAGAATGTACATAGCTTTCCTTATTTTCAGATTTCACCATCATCAAATCTTTGATTTCTTTCTCTATATTAGGAGATACCAAATACAGCATTTTACTGAAAACTACCGGGGGCAAGGTTTTATATTCTAATATCCATTTACCTGCAATTGTTGTTCTCAAAGCATAAAATAGACTTTTCAATTTTATTGTTGAACCAGTCAGTTTTGCTTCGTACTTTTTACTCATGCTTAGATAATGATACATACCGGCAATAGGTGAAAAGCAATCTTTTGCCATATCTCGTAATTCGACAATCCATTCATTATTTTCTTGATAGGGTATTGGAGAAAATAGATGTTCTAAAGCGGGAACATTAGATTTTTTGAGCAATCGTAAGCTTTTACGTAATTCCCAACCTACAGCATCAAAATCTTCATCTATAAAATCTATTGTATCTCTTTGTTCAGCTAACTTTACGTACCATTCTAAAGGATGCGTGTATAAAAAACGAACATCATAATCGCTATCCGGTGAAGCAAATCCCCAAGCTCTACTTCCGGATTCACAAGCATAAAGAATATTTACTTTTCTACTCTTTTTTATAATACCTAATCTTGTTTTAATATCAAATTGAGTTAAATTTAACTTTTCCGTTGTATGTTGCTGTAGTTCCATAATTTTCCTTTCGTGAGCCCCGCTGACTCCTCGTTCGACGGAGCGATTCCTAAACCAATGTTGTTTTTAATTCTGGTACAAATATTAAATGTATATGCGCAATGATTTTGCGTAGTAAAAATTAAACTCTATTTTTTAAGAAAATTTAAGAATGGCACTGAATAAAAATGCATTGATACGTTATAAAACAATAGATAAATGCTTACAAAATAATAACCGTAAGTGGACCTTAGACAATCTGATTGATGCTTGTTCTGACGCATTGTATGAATATGAAGGACGGGATGTTAATGTCAGTAAACGTACCATACAATTAGATATTCAAATGAT from Aquimarina sp. ERC-38 includes these protein-coding regions:
- a CDS encoding DNA polymerase beta superfamily protein; its protein translation is MKTIAELKASKSIIFECVSGSRAYGLATANSDTDIRGVFISPKEKFYSLDYIGQINNETNDIVYYELRKFIELLSKNNPNILELLNVPEDCVHFKDPIFEQIKIDYFLSKLCKNTFANYAYTQIRKARGLNKKIVNPVEKNRKSVLDFCYVRDGKQSMRLSKYLEVKKLKAEYCGLVKIPHMKDCYNLFYSESNGYQGIARKNANEVCVSSVPKEEQPIVLLYFNLDGYSSYCKKYKEYWTWVEKRNKERYANNVSHGKNYDSKNMMHTFRLLHMAKEIAEEGFVNVRRKDREHLLRIKNGDFEYKDLVREAEKIKEELEVFYDQSDLIEKPDLDKANELLASIREEFYKN
- a CDS encoding nucleotidyltransferase domain-containing protein; protein product: MELQQHTTEKLNLTQFDIKTRLGIIKKSRKVNILYACESGSRAWGFASPDSDYDVRFLYTHPLEWYVKLAEQRDTIDFIDEDFDAVGWELRKSLRLLKKSNVPALEHLFSPIPYQENNEWIVELRDMAKDCFSPIAGMYHYLSMSKKYEAKLTGSTIKLKSLFYALRTTIAGKWILEYKTLPPVVFSKMLYLVSPNIEKEIKDLMMVKSENKESYVHSRNEKLFRFVSETIASNDKYAKSLPSGKPNMERMDHFLFKSVTEK